One genomic region from Yamadazyma tenuis chromosome 4, complete sequence encodes:
- a CDS encoding uncharacterized protein (EggNog:ENOG503NUVA; COG:P): MSHQEKPEASHHEMVSDNESEKELGVEAENLILNARNATKDEHELTASRALRDYFPAVCWSLIMSSTIIMEGYDTSLMGNFFAFTSFQKKYGVEIAPGSYSLTGQWQSALGCASSIGIIIALAVNGILVERFGHRKIVLVNLVVMAGFLFITVFAKNVEMLLVGQILCGFPWGFFSVVGLIYASEVSPLPLRGFLSAYVMMCWATGQLVACGVLRAMLSNTSHWSYRIPFAVQWAWIPPLFIATWFCPDSPYWLVRRGELEKAEEMVKRLSHKSIHHLAKQRVNLMIYTNELEKDQQDRLDDRYKGWKAYRECFRGTNLRRTEIACMAMAGQVFAGNNFAYLPSYFFSQVGLDSVMTYNMNLAITAVAWVGTFMSWFLANKVGRRKIFLAGLTFMTAFLLVIGILQTPASNTGDLKYSWGQVGCTFGWCVAFVLSLAPLGYTVMSEVSSTRLRAVSIAIGRNAYNLVQLVAQVVEPKFINPTELDMKGRTSYIWFCTSFLLLIWTYFRLPETKDRTYEELDILFEKGISARKFSSYQMDLDAEEIDRVSVKAAAYE; the protein is encoded by the exons ATGAGCCACCAAGAAAAGCCAGAAGCTCTGCACCATGAGATGGTTTCAGACAACGAACTGGAGAAAGAATTAGGGGTGGAGGCCGAGAACCTCATTTTGAACGCAAGAAATGCTACTAAAGACGAGCATGAACTTACTGCCAGCAGGGCCCTTAGGGACTATTTTCCTGCCGTTTGCTGGTCGTTGATCatgtcttcaacaat TATTATGGAGGGTTACGATACCTCTTTAATGGGAAATTTCTTTGCATTCACTAGTTTCCAAAAAAAGTACGGAGTGGAGATTGCTCCCGGCTCGTACCTGCTCACTGGACAATGGCAAAGTGCCTTGGGGTGTGCAAGTAGTATCGGAATTATCATAGCTTTGGCTGTCAATGGGATTTTGGTAGAACGCTTTGGCCATAGGAAAATCgttttggtcaacttggttGTCATGGCTGGGTTCTTGTTTATCACGGTGTTTGCTAAAAACGTGGAAATGCTTCTTGTGGGTCAGATTCTCTGTGGATTTCCCTGGGGTTTTTTCTCAGTAGTAGGACTTATTTACGCTTCAGAAGTATCTCCCTTACCGCTTCGGGGGTTTTTATCGGCCTATGTGATGATGTGTTGGGCCACCGGCCAGTTGGTGGCCTGTGGAGTGTTACGGGCCATGTTGAGCAACACCAGCCACTGGTCTTATAGAATACCTTTTGCCGTACAATGGGCATGGATCCCTCCACTTTTCATTGCTACTTGGTTTTGTCCCGACTCTCCATACTGGTTGGTTCGTCGTGGAGAGCTCGAAAAGGCAGAGGAGATGGTAAAGAGATTGAGTCACAAGTCTATCCATCATCTTGCTAAGCAAAGGGTCAATTTGATGATCTAcaccaacgagttggaaaaagaCCAACAAGACCGGTTGGACGACCGGTATAAGGGCTGGAAAGCATATAGGGAATGTTTCCGGGGCACCAACTTGAGAAGAACTGAAATCGCTTGTATGGCGATGGCTGGCCAGGTATTTGCTGGGAATAACTTTGCGTACCTCCCATCGTATTTTTTCTCACAGGTGGGATTAGATAGTGTTATGACGTACAACATGAACCTTGCCATTACGGCAGTGGCATGGGTAGGTACGTTCATGTCGTGgtttttggccaacaaggTGGGCCGGAGAAAGATCTTTCTTGCTGGATTGACGTTCATGACAGCTTTCTTATTGGTGATTGGCATCCTCCAGACCCCAGCCAGCAATACAGGTGATTTAAAGTATTCCTGGGGCCAAGTTGGTTGTACTTTCGGATGGTGTGTTGCGTTTGTGCTTTCTTTGGCACCTCTAGGATATACCGTTATGTCGGAGGTTTCAAGTACGAGGTTGAGAGCTGTTAGTATTgcaattggaagaaatgCCTACAATTTGGTGCAATTGGTGGCTCAAGTGGTTGAGCCCAAGTTCATTAATCCCACGGAGTTGGACATGAAGGGAAGAACAAGCTACATTTGGTTTTGCACCAGTTTCTTGCTTTTAATCTGGACTTACTTTAGGCTTCCAGAAACGAAGGATAGGACCTACGAGGAGTTGGAtattctttttgaaaaGGGAATATCTGCCAGAAAGTTTTCATCGTACCAGATGGACCTTGATGCAGAGGAAATTGACAGGGTGTCTGTCAAGGCAGCTGCTTACGAGTAA
- a CDS encoding uncharacterized protein (EggNog:ENOG503PR4U; COG:K), with the protein MPEAQKILYFQACAVAAAIANQLTFLKSDNPINFDLEHIDIDRLIQESVRARNLINYRALPSVDNILISFFQYIYYVNVEGYMDSGLLCMKEAIDIAQIFRMRHWRMKQGHSTLEMHSLSKIHYMLLISERYMCIEQNLPVCLESSLPLPTSDLDENPSLLAGFQELVKCFALVDRSFFDNLISYTTKQTNYLSASHSNWFPRRSWIKTINSKLKDIQIVHACGETQMMNVTLSKHWMRALVWNLSHENNFTTDVQPEHYLSYKHPVSIARDFLDETSSLSSFAFESNGPGLCVKLLEITCRVADSITITGDLGALPVLQTMFDLVLQYKSDITISRSIYLKVKSVLQKASSSFNEFPAFNLDLFDLQIPSIVSSPYSNLAMSRKEEQSETLHNH; encoded by the exons ATGCCTGAGGCTCAAAAAATCTTGTACTTTCAAGC TTGTGCAGTGGCTGCTGCAATTGCCAATCAGCTAACATTTCTCAAGTCAGACAACCCTATCAACTTTGACTTGGAGCATATTGACATCGACAGACTCATCCAAGAAAGCGTTCGAGCCCGAAATTTAATCAATTATCGGGCTCTCCCTTCGGTTGATAATATTTTGATATCTTTCTTCCAGTACATTTACTATGTCAATGTGGAAGGGTACATGGATAGTGGACTTTTGTGTATGAAAGAGGCCATTGATATAGCCCAAATTTTCCGGATGCGTCACTGGCGGATGAAGCAGGGTCATTCCACTTTGGAAATGCACCTGTTATCCAAGATTCATTATATGCTCTTGATCAGTGAGAGGTATATGTGCATAGAACAGAATCTCCCGGTATGTCTAGAGTCTTCGTTGCCTTTACCAACATCAGACTTGGATGAGAATCCTTCGTTGTTGGCTGGATTTCAGGAGCTTGTCAAGTGCTTTGCGTTGGTAGATCGGAGCTTTtttgacaacttgatcagtTATACCACGAAGCAAACGAATTATCTAAGTGCGAGCCACCTGAACTGGTTTCCCAGGAGAAGCTGGATCAAAACTATCAACAGTAAGTTGAAGGATATACAAATAGTACATGCCTGTGGGGAAACTCAAATGATGAATGTCACCTTGTCAAAGCATTGGATGAGGGCTCTTGTATGGAACTTGAGTCACGAAAACAATTTCACCACTGATGTACAACCAGAACATTACTTGTCCTACAAACACCCTGTCTCCATAGCACGGGACTTTTTGGATGAGACTTCTAGTCTACTGAGCTTTGCATTTGAGTCCAATGGCCCAGGCCTATGCGTGAAGCTATTGGAAATAACTTGCAGAGTTGCTGATTCTATTACAATCACTGGTGATTTGGGAGCCTTGCCGGTTCTTCAGACCATGTTTGACTTGGTTTTGCAATACAAGTCGGACATTACCATCTCCAGGAGTATTTatttgaaggtgaaaaGTGTCTTACAAAAagcttcatcttctttcaaTGAATTTCCAGCTTTCAATCTTGATCTTTTCGATTTACAAATTCCCTCAATCGTTTCTTCACCATATAGCAATCTTGCCATGTCAAGAAAAGAGGAGCAATCTGAGACCCTTCACAACCACTAG